Proteins from a single region of Hordeum vulgare subsp. vulgare chromosome 6H, MorexV3_pseudomolecules_assembly, whole genome shotgun sequence:
- the LOC123402778 gene encoding thioredoxin H-type-like: MSLTTDVNAFKRPRRGYYWTYYIITSCQELESALAQPYPVVLMFWASWNVPCRVMMRPFKAMAVAKRRAAIFCLVDVDKFHDIVEECRVEALPTFLLLKQGVEKGRVVGAKVGDLNTIIMGNI, translated from the exons ATGTCATTGACCACCGACGTCAATG CATTTAAGCGGCCCCGCAGAGGCTATTACTGGACTTATTACATCATTACAAGTTGTCAAGAGCTAGAGTCCGCCCTGGCGCAACCCTATCCG gtggtgctcatgtTCTGGGCGAGCTGGAACGTGCCATGCAGGGTGATGATGAGACCGTTCAAGGCCATGGCCGTGGCTAAGAGGAGGGCCGCCATATTCTGCCTGGTGGACGTCGACAAGTTTCAT GATATCGTGGAGGAGTGCCGAGTGGAGGCGCTGCCGACGTTCCTGCTACTCAAGCAGGGCGTGGAGAAGGGCAGAGTCGTTGGCGCCAAGGTGGGGGACCTCAACACCATCATCATGGGCAACATTTAA